A window from Deltaproteobacteria bacterium encodes these proteins:
- a CDS encoding 4Fe-4S dicluster domain-containing protein, which produces MMLESTLNMKLLEKCAECGACYNLCPACLHIEGYDPRAVVKDIVKGEHDKWVDSKSIWQCLECHHCVEICYQHYGFENAMTAMRLYATKKGVHPAQVKRGYEMFAKTGKLGEPALPPRKKLGLPEPSKSGMDEFLKMVEIYKAKKKSAA; this is translated from the coding sequence ATGATGCTCGAATCAACGCTTAATATGAAGCTTTTGGAAAAATGCGCAGAGTGCGGCGCGTGCTATAACCTTTGCCCGGCGTGCCTCCATATAGAGGGCTACGACCCGAGGGCCGTTGTTAAGGACATAGTCAAAGGGGAGCACGATAAGTGGGTCGATTCGAAGAGCATATGGCAGTGTCTCGAGTGCCATCACTGCGTTGAGATATGCTACCAGCACTACGGCTTCGAGAACGCAATGACAGCGATGCGCCTCTACGCGACAAAGAAGGGCGTGCACCCGGCCCAGGTAAAGCGCGGCTACGAGATGTTTGCAAAGACCGGAAAGCTTGGAGAGCCGGCACTTCCGCCAAGAAAGAAGCTCGGGCTTCCGGAGCCTTCGAAGTCCGGGATGGATGAGTTTTTAAAGATGGTAGAGATATACAAGGCCAAGAAAAAAAGCGCGGCGTGA